A genomic region of Mitsuaria sp. 7 contains the following coding sequences:
- a CDS encoding MauE/DoxX family redox-associated membrane protein: MDILIVLGGWFLAGVFALAAWSKLAEPDATAQALRSFGVPSTLARSGAWLLPLLEFAVALLVVLPWAPALGIALAAGLLAVFAAAMAVQLAQGNKPSCNCFGQTRSQPISWASVVRNGLLVALAAWLLSSALAVEGAASLTGTLVSGGRGQVLLSTVLVLAVGLLGWLVLHLARQQGRLLLKIDHLELRLQALGVEPAGGVPSLETLMSNQVLHVGQAAPAFAAPTVAGNTRTLADYVAQSGSQLLVFVGPQCAPCHEVMKEMASWRRQDNEPVHWLTISSGSAESNRTIFNNLAPDRVVLQSGQDINQLFGVIATPSALWVGADGRILSTVAVGRDAIRALYDAPVLSHGDGHALPLASA, encoded by the coding sequence GTGGACATCCTGATCGTGTTGGGGGGCTGGTTCCTGGCGGGCGTGTTCGCCTTGGCGGCGTGGTCCAAGCTCGCGGAGCCGGATGCGACCGCGCAGGCGCTGCGCAGCTTCGGCGTGCCGTCGACGCTGGCGCGTTCCGGCGCGTGGCTGCTGCCGCTGCTGGAATTCGCGGTCGCGCTGCTGGTCGTGCTGCCGTGGGCGCCGGCGCTGGGCATCGCGCTGGCGGCGGGTCTGCTGGCCGTCTTCGCCGCGGCGATGGCGGTGCAGCTGGCGCAGGGCAACAAGCCCTCGTGCAACTGCTTCGGGCAGACGCGTTCGCAGCCGATCTCGTGGGCCAGCGTGGTTCGCAACGGCCTGCTGGTCGCGCTCGCGGCCTGGCTGCTGTCCAGCGCCTTGGCGGTCGAAGGTGCCGCATCGTTGACCGGCACGCTGGTGTCCGGCGGCCGGGGTCAGGTCTTGCTGTCGACGGTGCTGGTGCTGGCGGTGGGTCTGCTGGGCTGGCTGGTGCTGCATCTGGCGCGCCAGCAGGGCCGCCTGCTGCTGAAGATCGACCACCTGGAACTGCGGCTGCAGGCGCTGGGCGTCGAGCCCGCGGGCGGCGTGCCCAGCCTCGAGACGTTGATGTCCAACCAGGTGCTGCACGTCGGCCAGGCGGCGCCGGCCTTCGCCGCGCCGACGGTGGCGGGCAACACGCGCACGCTGGCGGACTACGTGGCGCAGTCGGGCTCGCAGCTGCTGGTCTTCGTCGGACCGCAGTGCGCGCCATGCCACGAGGTCATGAAGGAGATGGCATCCTGGCGCCGTCAGGACAATGAACCCGTGCACTGGCTGACCATCAGCAGCGGCAGCGCCGAGTCGAACCGCACGATCTTCAACAACCTCGCGCCGGATCGCGTGGTGCTGCAGTCGGGGCAGGACATCAACCAGCTCTTCGGCGTGATCGCCACGCCGAGCGCGTTGTGGGTGGGGGCCGACGGCCGCATCCTGAGCACCGTGGCGGTGGGACGCGACGCGATCCGCGCGCTGTATGACGCGCCGGTGCTGTCGCACGGCGACGGGCACGCGCTGCCCTTGGCTTCCGCTTGA
- a CDS encoding GH36-type glycosyl hydrolase domain-containing protein: protein MIEPPVRSVLFGQARFEQHGRSLAQAQAVQGTAGAGQFFPRLDDNVAMLQQTRRLIEKRHRDFRHLGAAGKWLLDNAALIDEQMHQVRRGLPRSFFRLLPRLRDEPLAGLPRIYGVAWAWVAHTDGGFDTDLLAAYLRAYQEERALSLAELWALPTTLRVVLVENLRRLAERFATLQAARDVVHHWYDGRPTEVGIDAITRLEPRMKERGVLEAFWLQLDHRLEELPQPLMGELAAWLSTRLPAPAQALVRQQDESIRDLQSIRNAITALRRIDQTDWRRLIQTVSPVMQTLGRSPVFAAEAADTQDMTLHEIERLARKCEKSELDIARQLLELTQRAGPPQDGEPDRRSAPVYWWRGAGRPTLLAAIGVQERRWPPHDTAPGQRWAAVAYLGGLALLGLLGLYWLMSQARPGAATWLLWTAAVLAAGPISEAVVALTNRWISELARPARLPRLDFSAGLPDAERTLVVMPVLLPNEDAIAPLIAQLEQHHLANPERLVQFALLSDHADAYEEHHPGDTMIVVTAADAISALNERHGPLADGQPRFLLLHRQREWSSTERRWIGWERKRGKLELLLRTLATPAFSSPFVDFGALSRPADGVRHLITLDADTDMPPGRLRALVGTAAHPMNRPRVDAATRRVVEGYAILQPRVLAPMPDDKESTPYHRLFVGQFGIDPYSAVSSEIFQDLFGEGSFTGKGLLDVHACHAVLDARLPEGQVLSHDLLEGSIARCAGVSDITLVEDSPMHADVAHARLHRWTRGDWQLLPFIARAGRYGIPPINRWKLIDNLRRSLVAPMSLGLMLLVLGSDVLPFGLTLAVVAGAFAVGPLVGALAGLVPSRDGLARRHFYRETALDLRRALGLAAWHVALLLHLSLLYLDAIGRALWRQTVSGRHLLEWTTAAAAQAAARRELPALVRQHLRVPIAAAVLGGVLAAAALSGAPVDGTATLLLLIVWALSPVWIWWTSAPRAPLLNREAELDPQGRTYLWQLARDTWRFYDTYVGAADNHLPPDNVQLTPHLLVAHRTSPTNIGLYLLAVACAREMGFIGVVTMTERLSATLDTLERLPRWRGHFYNWYDTESLVVLAPGYVSAVDSGNCSAHLLTVARACELAAEMTPDQLAAAPRDALAKTLHRLRVMQPPLANDGVLGAGASLVAALIAPENADAGAEEQQAVLRAQVAAARAELDGLATAEHYEATAAHWLLRDLIAQLESFWRDHGAGFAESRLRLRELAQRARRLGLEADYRPLFDPERRLLRIGWRGDAQQLDDNHYDLLASEARLTSLIAIAKGDLPPEHWRSLGRPFFSREGAGDSLGLKSWTGSMFEYLMPSLVLREPANSALGRAIRTAVAEQRFEAGTKGTPWGISESAIAGQDHTLAYQYGPQGVQTLALARLAVDERVLAPYAAVMAAIVAPVRVVANLQDFERLGARGAFGFIEAVDYTPQRQTAGAGFTLVQTYMAHHQAMGFVALTNLLADDAPRRWLMSDPHVKAVATLLHERAPREVAPLSADITDPTPRSRQVRKTRMVRESAPLEETLPLTHMLTNGRYSVVLRSHGGGYSNWDGVAVTRWRDDLLRDQHGSFTMLRRAGEDDWFSNTARPAPDPRARYEARMQAERVLFEAAWPDLQSTTTVWVSPEDDCELRQVELTNRGTQPLALDLVSAFEATLAPQRGDEAHPAFSNLFIQARWDEAEHALHLRRRPRLFDEAAMRAVFFLAGVDGGAASGKAARRDGARRIDGVGAHGQQDGQKEGLNARMDGTGEQTGEEVRPDGYTLREVLPIADRGRWLGRYGSTTRPVGDARPEFVDDEADVTAAGEPGSLLDTGLDPIAGLRVGLDLAPGATVRLTFCTAAARDGDLLRALVDKYRQPAHVERSASMSHTMGGIRLRELQFDTATWGALLQLNTLVTGQAVREPAHVREPRGRCDRRALYRFGISGDRPIIMVTVTGEEGIDLIRSLKKALRMWTTHAVGIDLVVLNEEPSSYNAPVQQALHALQARLQGQAQGRPGHLCSSLHVLRDSDLQPDERFTLQTLTRLRLQADGRPLSQQLERWIEDTAPTNESERLPVAHALAERPRPEATPRPPEGRFDPDHGGFSFEVSPDRHPSKPWVNVLANRDFGCQVTEIAAGYTWAGNSRMHQVTPWSNDPLIDPPGEWLLLHDLDNDRVWPLGRQLRREAPLSIEHGIGYSRSRQRLDDLQVELCWCVDRDASVKQVQVRIDSGARSRRRLRLVALAEWQLGSARSERLSVTTHNDWLTVGELGAGLPQPERALALQATQLDHLGGFGDATAALCIRPRQPGDGGAPARGSAEVGAVRVRLDQQDWTCDRREFFDSAGRMVLPKTLSRRAGGGLDACAALSARLELDASQPAELTVLLGHAPSPDAAHALMESAWQVDPATRLDRQRRQWPELLGGLQVSTPDPRFDALTNHWLPYQTLVCRMWARAGFYQAGGAFGYRDQLQDAMALTDVAPQLLADQIRRSAARQFPEGDVQHWWHEPGGAGVRTHFSDDRLWLPYALAHYLVRTGDLTLMEDMVPFLNGQQVPEGAEDIYESPRTDGPLASVYEHAARAIDRSLDSGQHGLPLFGTGDWNDGMNRVGHEGKGESVWMAWFLAQVIEDFMPVATARGEHERVQRWKAARDGWIAALDGPGWDGQWYRRGFFDDGSPLGSSENAECKIDLIAQSWAVLTAAADPAHARQAMASACAHLLDPVAKLARLLHPPLAMAQPSAGYIQSYAPGVRENGGQYNHAAVWSLMALARLGQRDTMWQVYTGLSPAHRWADPRLGPTYAIEPYVMAGDIYSHAPWVGRGGWSWYSGSAGWLLRASLESICGVVVEQGRLRVTACLPVHWDQAEVRIRHQDRWLRVIVCANETACRAAQTREPGARRENAGESIELSSLSPDQALVVVSVPETVRLPEADALRTTGR from the coding sequence ATGATCGAGCCGCCGGTCCGGTCGGTGCTGTTCGGCCAGGCCCGTTTCGAACAGCACGGGCGCAGCCTCGCGCAGGCGCAGGCGGTCCAGGGCACGGCCGGCGCCGGCCAGTTCTTCCCGCGGCTCGACGACAACGTCGCGATGCTGCAGCAGACGCGGCGCCTGATCGAGAAGCGCCATCGCGACTTCCGCCATCTCGGCGCCGCCGGCAAATGGCTGCTGGACAACGCCGCGCTCATCGACGAGCAGATGCACCAGGTGCGTCGCGGCCTGCCGCGCAGCTTCTTCCGGTTGCTGCCGCGCCTGCGCGACGAGCCGCTGGCCGGCCTGCCGCGCATCTACGGCGTCGCGTGGGCCTGGGTGGCGCACACCGACGGCGGCTTCGACACCGACCTGCTGGCGGCCTACCTGCGCGCCTACCAGGAGGAACGCGCGCTGTCGCTGGCGGAGCTGTGGGCCTTGCCGACCACGCTGCGCGTGGTGCTGGTCGAGAACCTGCGCCGCCTGGCCGAGCGCTTCGCGACGCTGCAGGCCGCGCGCGACGTCGTCCACCACTGGTACGACGGCCGGCCCACGGAGGTCGGCATCGACGCGATCACGCGCCTCGAGCCGCGCATGAAGGAACGCGGCGTCCTCGAAGCCTTCTGGCTGCAGCTCGATCATCGCCTCGAGGAATTGCCGCAGCCGCTGATGGGCGAACTCGCCGCCTGGCTCAGCACGCGGCTGCCCGCCCCCGCCCAGGCGCTGGTGCGACAGCAGGACGAATCGATCCGCGACCTGCAGAGCATCCGCAACGCGATCACCGCGCTGCGGCGCATCGACCAGACGGACTGGCGCCGCCTGATCCAGACCGTGAGTCCGGTGATGCAGACGCTGGGTCGATCGCCGGTGTTCGCCGCCGAGGCCGCGGACACGCAAGACATGACCCTGCACGAGATCGAGCGGCTCGCGCGCAAGTGCGAGAAGAGCGAGCTCGACATCGCCCGCCAGCTGCTGGAGCTCACGCAACGCGCCGGCCCGCCGCAGGACGGCGAGCCCGACCGTCGCAGCGCGCCGGTCTACTGGTGGCGCGGCGCCGGCCGCCCGACCCTGCTCGCGGCGATCGGCGTGCAGGAGCGCCGCTGGCCGCCGCACGACACCGCGCCCGGACAACGCTGGGCGGCGGTCGCGTATCTCGGCGGCCTCGCGCTGCTGGGACTGCTCGGCCTGTACTGGCTGATGAGCCAGGCCCGCCCCGGCGCGGCGACCTGGCTGCTGTGGACCGCCGCCGTGCTGGCCGCCGGCCCGATCAGCGAGGCCGTGGTGGCCTTGACGAACCGCTGGATCAGCGAGCTCGCCCGCCCCGCGCGCCTGCCGCGGCTGGACTTCTCCGCCGGCCTGCCCGACGCGGAACGCACCCTGGTCGTGATGCCCGTGCTGCTGCCCAACGAGGACGCCATCGCCCCGCTGATCGCGCAGCTGGAGCAGCACCACCTCGCGAATCCCGAGCGCCTGGTGCAGTTCGCGCTGCTCAGCGATCACGCCGATGCCTACGAGGAACACCATCCCGGCGACACGATGATCGTCGTGACCGCCGCGGACGCGATCTCGGCGCTGAACGAGCGCCACGGACCGCTGGCCGACGGCCAGCCGCGTTTCCTGCTGCTGCATCGCCAGCGCGAGTGGTCCTCGACCGAGCGCCGCTGGATCGGCTGGGAACGCAAGCGCGGCAAGCTCGAACTGCTGCTGCGCACGCTGGCGACGCCGGCCTTCAGCTCGCCCTTCGTGGACTTCGGCGCCCTGTCGCGGCCCGCCGACGGTGTGCGCCACCTGATCACGCTGGACGCGGACACCGACATGCCGCCCGGCCGCCTGCGCGCGCTCGTCGGCACCGCGGCCCACCCGATGAACCGTCCCCGCGTGGACGCGGCGACGCGCCGCGTCGTCGAGGGCTACGCCATCCTGCAACCGCGCGTGCTCGCGCCCATGCCCGACGACAAGGAGAGCACGCCGTACCACCGCCTGTTCGTCGGCCAGTTCGGCATCGACCCGTACAGCGCGGTCAGCTCGGAGATCTTCCAGGACCTGTTCGGCGAAGGCAGCTTCACCGGCAAGGGCCTGCTGGACGTGCACGCCTGCCATGCGGTGCTCGACGCGCGCCTGCCCGAGGGTCAGGTCTTGAGCCACGACCTGCTGGAAGGCAGCATCGCGCGCTGCGCCGGCGTCTCCGACATCACGCTGGTCGAGGACTCGCCGATGCATGCGGACGTCGCGCACGCGCGGCTGCATCGCTGGACGCGCGGCGACTGGCAGCTGCTGCCCTTCATCGCCCGCGCCGGTCGTTATGGCATTCCGCCGATCAACCGCTGGAAGCTGATCGACAACCTGCGCCGCTCGCTGGTCGCGCCCATGTCGCTGGGGCTGATGCTGCTGGTGCTGGGCTCCGACGTGCTGCCGTTCGGGCTGACGCTGGCGGTCGTCGCCGGCGCGTTCGCGGTCGGGCCGCTGGTGGGCGCGCTGGCCGGGCTGGTGCCCAGCCGCGACGGCCTGGCGCGGCGGCACTTCTACCGCGAGACCGCGCTGGACCTGCGGCGCGCGCTGGGCCTCGCGGCCTGGCATGTCGCGCTGCTGCTGCACCTGTCGCTGCTGTACCTCGACGCGATCGGCCGGGCGCTGTGGCGCCAGACCGTGTCCGGACGCCACCTCCTCGAATGGACGACGGCCGCCGCCGCGCAGGCCGCCGCGCGGCGTGAACTGCCGGCGCTCGTCCGTCAGCACCTGCGCGTGCCCATCGCCGCCGCGGTGCTCGGCGGCGTGCTGGCCGCCGCCGCCCTGTCCGGCGCGCCGGTCGACGGCACGGCGACGCTCCTGCTGCTGATCGTCTGGGCGCTCTCCCCGGTGTGGATCTGGTGGACCAGCGCGCCGCGGGCGCCGCTGCTCAACCGCGAAGCCGAACTCGACCCGCAGGGCCGGACCTACCTCTGGCAGCTCGCGCGCGACACCTGGCGCTTCTACGACACCTACGTCGGCGCCGCCGACAACCACCTGCCGCCGGACAACGTGCAGCTGACGCCGCACCTGCTCGTCGCGCACCGGACCTCGCCGACCAACATCGGCCTGTACCTGCTGGCCGTCGCCTGCGCCCGCGAGATGGGCTTCATCGGCGTCGTGACGATGACGGAGCGCCTGTCCGCGACGCTGGACACGCTCGAACGCCTGCCCCGCTGGCGCGGCCATTTCTACAACTGGTACGACACGGAGTCGCTGGTCGTGCTGGCGCCGGGCTACGTGTCGGCGGTGGACAGCGGCAACTGCTCGGCGCATCTGCTGACCGTCGCACGCGCCTGCGAACTGGCCGCGGAGATGACGCCGGACCAGCTCGCCGCCGCGCCGCGCGACGCGCTGGCGAAGACGTTGCATCGGCTGCGCGTGATGCAGCCGCCGCTGGCCAACGACGGCGTGCTGGGCGCGGGCGCCTCGCTGGTGGCCGCGCTGATCGCTCCCGAGAACGCCGACGCTGGCGCGGAGGAGCAGCAGGCCGTGCTGCGCGCGCAGGTCGCGGCAGCCCGCGCGGAACTCGACGGCCTCGCCACGGCGGAGCACTACGAGGCGACCGCGGCGCATTGGCTGCTGCGCGACCTCATCGCGCAGCTGGAATCCTTCTGGCGCGATCACGGCGCCGGCTTCGCCGAGTCGCGCCTGCGGCTGCGCGAACTGGCCCAGCGCGCGCGGCGCCTCGGCCTGGAGGCCGACTACCGCCCGCTGTTCGACCCCGAGCGCCGCCTGCTGCGCATCGGCTGGCGCGGCGACGCGCAACAGCTCGACGACAACCACTACGACCTGCTCGCCAGCGAGGCGCGGCTCACCAGCCTGATCGCGATCGCCAAGGGCGACCTGCCGCCGGAGCACTGGCGCTCGCTGGGCCGGCCGTTCTTCTCGCGCGAAGGCGCCGGCGACTCGCTGGGCCTGAAGTCGTGGACCGGCTCCATGTTCGAGTACCTCATGCCCTCGCTCGTGCTGCGCGAGCCGGCCAACAGCGCGCTGGGCCGCGCGATCCGCACGGCGGTGGCCGAGCAGCGCTTCGAGGCCGGCACCAAGGGCACGCCGTGGGGCATCTCCGAGTCGGCGATCGCCGGACAGGACCACACCCTCGCCTACCAGTACGGCCCGCAGGGCGTGCAGACGCTGGCGCTGGCGCGGCTGGCCGTCGACGAACGCGTGCTGGCGCCGTACGCGGCCGTGATGGCCGCGATCGTGGCGCCGGTGCGGGTCGTGGCCAACCTGCAGGACTTCGAGCGGCTGGGCGCGCGCGGCGCGTTCGGCTTCATCGAGGCGGTCGACTACACGCCGCAGCGGCAGACCGCCGGCGCGGGCTTCACGCTGGTGCAGACCTACATGGCGCATCACCAGGCGATGGGCTTCGTCGCCTTGACCAACCTGCTGGCCGACGACGCGCCGCGGCGCTGGCTGATGAGCGATCCGCATGTGAAGGCCGTGGCCACGCTGCTGCACGAACGCGCGCCGCGCGAGGTGGCCCCGCTCTCCGCCGACATCACGGATCCGACGCCGCGCTCGCGGCAGGTCCGCAAGACGCGGATGGTGCGCGAGAGCGCGCCGCTGGAGGAAACGCTGCCGCTGACGCACATGCTGACCAACGGGCGCTACTCGGTGGTGCTGCGCAGCCACGGCGGCGGCTACAGCAACTGGGACGGCGTCGCGGTGACGCGCTGGCGCGACGACCTGCTGCGCGACCAGCACGGCAGCTTCACGATGCTGCGCCGCGCCGGCGAGGACGACTGGTTCAGCAACACCGCCCGCCCGGCGCCCGATCCGCGCGCCCGCTACGAGGCCCGCATGCAGGCCGAACGCGTGCTCTTCGAAGCCGCCTGGCCCGATCTGCAGAGCACCACCACCGTGTGGGTGAGTCCCGAGGACGACTGCGAGCTGCGTCAGGTCGAGCTCACCAACCGCGGCACCCAGCCGCTGGCGCTGGACCTGGTGTCCGCCTTCGAGGCCACGCTCGCGCCGCAACGCGGGGACGAGGCCCACCCCGCCTTCTCCAACCTGTTCATCCAGGCCCGCTGGGACGAGGCGGAACACGCGCTGCACCTGCGTCGCCGGCCGCGGCTGTTCGACGAGGCCGCGATGCGCGCGGTGTTCTTCCTGGCCGGCGTCGACGGTGGTGCGGCGTCCGGCAAGGCGGCGCGCCGTGACGGCGCGCGAAGGATCGACGGAGTCGGTGCGCACGGCCAGCAGGACGGCCAGAAGGAAGGCCTCAACGCGCGCATGGACGGCACCGGGGAACAGACCGGGGAAGAGGTCCGCCCCGATGGCTACACGCTGCGCGAGGTGCTGCCGATCGCCGATCGCGGACGCTGGCTGGGTCGCTACGGCAGCACCACGCGACCCGTCGGCGATGCGCGGCCGGAGTTCGTCGACGACGAGGCCGACGTCACCGCCGCCGGCGAGCCAGGCAGCCTGCTCGACACCGGCCTGGATCCGATCGCCGGCCTGCGGGTCGGGCTGGACCTGGCGCCGGGCGCGACCGTGCGGTTGACCTTCTGCACGGCCGCCGCGCGCGACGGCGACCTGCTGCGCGCGCTGGTCGACAAATACCGGCAGCCGGCGCACGTGGAGCGTTCCGCGTCGATGTCGCACACGATGGGCGGCATCCGGCTGCGCGAGCTGCAGTTCGACACCGCCACCTGGGGCGCCCTGCTGCAGCTCAACACGCTGGTCACCGGCCAGGCCGTGCGCGAGCCCGCGCACGTCCGCGAGCCCCGCGGCCGCTGCGATCGTCGCGCGCTGTACCGCTTCGGCATCTCCGGGGACCGGCCGATCATCATGGTCACCGTCACCGGCGAGGAAGGCATCGACCTGATCCGCTCGCTGAAGAAGGCGCTGCGCATGTGGACCACGCACGCGGTCGGCATCGACCTGGTCGTGCTGAACGAGGAGCCCTCCTCCTACAACGCGCCGGTGCAGCAGGCGCTGCACGCCTTGCAGGCGCGACTGCAGGGCCAGGCGCAGGGTCGGCCGGGGCACCTGTGCTCGTCCCTGCACGTGTTGCGCGACAGCGACCTGCAACCCGACGAGCGCTTCACGCTGCAGACGCTGACGCGCCTGCGGCTGCAGGCCGACGGCCGTCCGCTCTCGCAGCAGCTCGAACGCTGGATCGAGGACACCGCACCGACGAACGAATCCGAGCGGCTGCCGGTGGCCCATGCGCTGGCGGAGCGTCCGCGGCCGGAGGCGACCCCGCGTCCGCCGGAAGGCCGATTCGATCCGGACCACGGCGGCTTCTCCTTCGAGGTCTCGCCGGACCGGCATCCGTCCAAGCCCTGGGTCAACGTGCTGGCGAACCGCGACTTCGGCTGCCAGGTCACCGAGATCGCGGCGGGCTATACCTGGGCCGGCAACAGCCGGATGCACCAGGTCACGCCGTGGTCCAACGATCCGCTGATCGACCCCCCCGGCGAGTGGCTGCTGCTGCACGACCTGGACAACGACCGCGTCTGGCCGCTGGGCCGGCAGCTGCGTCGCGAGGCGCCGCTGTCGATCGAGCACGGCATCGGCTACTCGCGCAGCCGGCAGCGGCTGGACGATCTCCAGGTGGAGCTGTGCTGGTGCGTCGATCGCGACGCGTCGGTGAAGCAGGTGCAGGTGCGCATCGATTCCGGCGCCCGATCACGCCGGCGACTGCGTCTGGTCGCGCTGGCCGAATGGCAACTCGGCAGCGCGCGCAGCGAGCGCCTGTCGGTGACGACTCACAACGATTGGCTCACGGTGGGAGAGCTAGGCGCCGGACTGCCGCAGCCCGAACGTGCGCTCGCGCTGCAGGCGACGCAGCTGGACCACCTCGGCGGATTCGGCGACGCGACGGCGGCGCTGTGCATCCGTCCGCGGCAGCCGGGCGACGGCGGTGCCCCCGCGCGGGGAAGCGCCGAGGTCGGCGCCGTGCGCGTGCGGCTGGACCAGCAGGACTGGACCTGCGACCGCCGGGAATTCTTCGACAGCGCCGGCCGCATGGTGCTGCCGAAGACGCTGAGCCGTCGCGCCGGCGGCGGTCTCGACGCCTGCGCCGCGTTGTCGGCGCGGCTGGAACTCGACGCCTCGCAACCGGCCGAGCTGACCGTGTTGCTCGGCCACGCGCCGTCGCCCGATGCCGCGCATGCGCTGATGGAATCCGCCTGGCAGGTCGATCCGGCCACGCGGCTGGACCGCCAGCGGCGGCAATGGCCGGAGCTGCTCGGCGGCCTGCAGGTGTCGACGCCGGACCCGCGCTTCGACGCGCTCACCAACCACTGGCTGCCGTACCAGACGCTGGTCTGCCGCATGTGGGCACGGGCCGGCTTCTACCAGGCCGGCGGCGCGTTCGGCTACCGCGACCAGTTGCAGGATGCGATGGCGCTGACGGACGTCGCGCCGCAGCTGCTGGCCGACCAGATCCGGCGCAGCGCGGCGCGCCAGTTTCCCGAGGGCGACGTGCAGCACTGGTGGCACGAACCCGGCGGCGCCGGCGTGCGCACGCATTTCTCGGACGACCGGCTGTGGCTGCCGTATGCGCTGGCGCACTACCTGGTCCGGACCGGCGACCTGACGCTGATGGAGGACATGGTGCCCTTCCTCAACGGGCAGCAGGTGCCCGAGGGCGCCGAGGACATCTACGAGAGCCCGCGCACCGACGGCCCCTTGGCCTCGGTCTACGAGCACGCGGCCCGCGCGATCGACCGCAGCCTGGACAGCGGGCAGCACGGCCTGCCGCTGTTCGGGACCGGCGACTGGAACGACGGCATGAACCGCGTCGGCCACGAGGGCAAGGGCGAATCGGTGTGGATGGCGTGGTTCCTGGCGCAGGTGATCGAGGACTTCATGCCGGTCGCCACCGCGCGCGGCGAGCACGAGCGCGTGCAACGCTGGAAGGCGGCGCGCGACGGCTGGATCGCGGCGCTGGACGGTCCGGGCTGGGACGGCCAGTGGTACCGGCGCGGCTTCTTCGACGACGGCTCGCCGCTGGGCTCGTCGGAGAACGCGGAGTGCAAGATCGACCTGATCGCGCAGAGCTGGGCGGTGCTGACCGCGGCGGCCGATCCGGCGCATGCGCGGCAGGCGATGGCGAGCGCCTGCGCGCACCTGCTGGATCCGGTGGCGAAGCTGGCGCGGCTGCTGCATCCGCCGCTGGCGATGGCGCAGCCGAGCGCGGGCTACATCCAGTCCTACGCCCCGGGCGTGCGCGAGAACGGCGGCCAGTACAACCACGCGGCCGTGTGGTCGCTGATGGCGCTGGCGCGGCTGGGACAGCGCGACACGATGTGGCAGGTCTACACGGGGTTGAGCCCGGCGCACCGCTGGGCCGATCCGCGGCTGGGTCCGACCTACGCGATCGAACCCTACGTGATGGCCGGCGACATCTACTCGCACGCGCCCTGGGTCGGGCGCGGCGGATGGAGCTGGTACAGCGGCTCGGCGGGCTGGTTGCTGCGGGCGTCGCTGGAGTCGATCTGCGGCGTCGTGGTCGAGCAGGGCCGGCTGCGTGTCACCGCCTGCCTGCCGGTGCACTGGGATCAGGCGGAGGTGCGCATCCGTCACCAGGACCGCTGGCTGCGCGTGATCGTCTGCGCCAACGAGACGGCCTGCCGCGCCGCGCAGACGCGCGAGCCCGGCGCCCGGCGCGAGAACGCGGGCGAGTCGATCGAGCTGTCCTCGCTGTCGCCGGACCAGGCGCTGGTGGTCGTCAGCGTGCCGGAGACGGTCCGCTTGCCGGAGGCGGATGCGCTTCGCACGACGGGACGTTGA
- a CDS encoding nucleotidyltransferase family protein translates to MSFEPQSLNLQDRFVADLLTNPNNRAILDRWAALALPDGWLVAGCLFQTVWNLRDGKPPASDIKDYDLFYFDPDDLSAQAERRVQARADELLGDLGITIEVANQARVHLWYEEDFGEPYEPLRSSRAGIERFLVPSTCVGVRPGEVYAPYGLAGLYQGLLAMNPLVPHRKLFERKAASYQRRWPWLTIQSPT, encoded by the coding sequence ATGTCCTTCGAACCCCAGTCGCTGAACCTGCAGGACCGCTTCGTTGCGGACCTGCTGACCAACCCCAACAACCGCGCGATCCTGGACCGCTGGGCGGCGCTCGCGCTGCCCGATGGCTGGCTGGTCGCCGGCTGCCTGTTCCAGACCGTCTGGAACCTGCGTGACGGCAAGCCGCCGGCGTCCGACATCAAGGACTACGACCTCTTCTACTTCGATCCGGACGACCTGAGCGCGCAAGCCGAGCGACGCGTCCAGGCCCGCGCGGACGAGTTGCTGGGCGACCTCGGCATCACGATCGAGGTGGCCAACCAGGCGCGTGTGCACCTCTGGTACGAGGAAGATTTCGGAGAGCCATACGAGCCTCTGCGCAGCTCGCGCGCAGGCATCGAGCGTTTCCTCGTGCCGTCGACCTGCGTCGGCGTGCGACCCGGCGAGGTCTATGCGCCCTACGGCCTGGCAGGTCTGTACCAGGGCCTGCTCGCGATGAACCCGCTGGTGCCGCATCGCAAGCTCTTCGAACGCAAGGCCGCGTCGTACCAGCGGCGCTGGCCGTGGCTGACGATCCAATCGCCGACGTAA
- a CDS encoding GAF domain-containing protein, with amino-acid sequence MPTHCLADSERLYGRWQRMLEVLAQQLDMPVAMINLVDGSDLVFFGVRDEQQRFPRNGRLELAVNSYCANVIRRGEHLLVGDVRRLPAISDRNPTAALGLVHYYGEPIRDAEGTVVGTVCVMDERPRETSSGVRMLVTLMRDAIEDDLRACTEVERSEARHAELKSSARRLLDAMARSGLGEARALEALGFSADDLENHQRLAQLAQPVQSGQAGQAV; translated from the coding sequence ATGCCCACCCATTGCCTTGCCGATTCGGAACGCCTGTACGGCCGCTGGCAACGCATGCTGGAAGTCCTGGCGCAGCAGCTCGACATGCCGGTGGCGATGATCAACCTGGTCGACGGCAGCGACCTCGTCTTCTTCGGCGTACGCGACGAGCAGCAGCGTTTCCCGCGCAACGGGCGCCTCGAGCTCGCCGTCAACAGCTACTGCGCCAACGTGATCCGCCGCGGCGAGCACCTGCTCGTCGGCGACGTCCGTCGCCTGCCCGCCATCAGCGATCGCAACCCGACCGCGGCGCTCGGCCTGGTCCACTACTACGGCGAGCCGATCCGCGATGCCGAAGGCACCGTCGTCGGCACGGTCTGCGTGATGGACGAGCGTCCGCGCGAGACCTCGTCCGGCGTGCGCATGCTGGTCACGCTGATGCGCGACGCCATCGAGGACGATCTCCGCGCCTGCACCGAGGTCGAGCGCTCCGAGGCCCGGCATGCCGAGCTCAAGTCCTCCGCGCGCCGTCTGCTCGATGCGATGGCGCGTTCAGGCCTCGGCGAGGCGAGGGCGCTGGAAGCGCTCGGCTTCAGCGCCGATGATCTGGAGAACCACCAGCGTCTGGCTCAGCTCGCGCAGCCAGTCCAGTCAGGCCAGGCAGGTCAAGCGGTCTAG